CTTTAAATAGGCTGCTCGTGGCGTTACATTCCCCCTAAGATTTGGGGAACGTGTGTATCCTACCATCCCATCGTGTCTCGCATGAATCTCATGGGAACATTACGCAAATCCTATAGTGTCATTAACACCCTCCAGTACTATTAAGGCAAGAATGATGCAACGGGAGGACCTCGACGCCTAGCCACTCAAGACGTACAAAAATTGGACCTTGCAAGCAATAAGATCCCTATAGGATGGTCACCGAAGGATTTAACAGCAAGGGAAACATAAAGGACACAAAGGTACATAATGAAGCACAAAAAATATAGTAGTGCGAAAGCAAATAATTCCATTAATAGCAAATCTGTGCAATCAGAAAATGGGAAGGAGGAACACTTTACattaaatcaaaaacaaaacagaagaCATGAATGATGGGCCAACCTAAGGGGTCTCAGAATCCTCCTCAAACTTAGTAAGACCCGCCTATGGGGTATTTGAATCCATTGTGGGCACGGCAGGGACAGTAGGAAAGGCACTATGGATTGGGTCTTCCCCTACACGAGCTCCCATGTCTAGCGCCACTGAACCCGACATGACTAAACCGAGATCCAAAAACTGCAGGTCACTCCCATGGTCCGATAGCAAGTAGCTCTTTAACCTCTCTCGACCCGCAGAGAAGCCATGGTACCACACTTCATCCAGACTTGCCAAACATGCGATAGCTCCTACCACAACTTGAAGAGAAGCCTCCACCCTGGTGTTCGCAGACTTTAGTGCCTCCTTTTCTACCCTCACGGGTTTAAGAGACTTCCTTCTCTCTAAAAGAGACTTGGAGATATCCAAGAATTTCTTCTCGGTCCACTTGCGAGACCTATCAGCAGAGTTACACTTCTTGTTTCACTCTGAGTTTGTGATTTGAAGCCTTTCAAGCTCCTCCAACTGGCGGTCGAACATCTCCTGAATGCTATCTCTCGTGTCCAACGCCATGATTGCACAAGGTGACCTTTTCCTAGGACTTCTGCAAGTTGAACTCCAGATAATGTAGACGTCGGCGTGGGTTAGTGAAGGAACCCTCCAACTCCTCCTTAAGTTCCCTCTCAACCCTCATGTTATCCATGGCCACGTGGACCAAGGAGTGAGATTCATGGTTCCTAGTCTTCAAGTCCTCTTGGCCATCCAAGACGAAGGTCGCCAGCCGTTCTACGCCTTGTCACAAAGACATTCGACAAAATTGTGAGAGAAACGTCAAgatgacaaaagaaaaaaggacaTGAGCCCTAAAGACAAACTCGAGTGAAGAATTCCTGTAAGTCGTGGGCCACTGCTTACATTTGGTTCACACACTTTCCTATGTTCCCCAATTGGGGTTCAGTGTCCCCTACTAGGGGGGGCCTCGACTCCTGTCCCCTTGTCCAAGATCACCCCCGAATCCACTCCAAGCTTGGCGAGAACTACCTCAGCCCTAGAGGCAATAGGGAATGCCTCAAGGGCATTAGCAAACTCCCTGAACGCCAGGGTTTCCCAAGTGGTGTCATCACTGGCATGGGCCCCCACTGCCTGGTGCCTTGCACCCACTGCTTCAGCCACCGCCTCCTCGGCCCACTACATGGCTTGCGCCACCCCTTCTTGGACTTTGACATAGTCATTCAAGGCAGGGTCGGGTGGATGGCAGGAGTACTAACCTTAGGCGCCAAAGAAGACACGCCCTCCCTTAGGATCTTCCCCTCCACTGGCGGGCTAGCAGAACACTTGCGCCCTGGGCAACCTGTTGGCTCCAACGGGATGGAGGTTCCTAGGTGGCGCATAATGGTATGGGTGGGCAAATACTACCGCAGACTGTTAACACTCAGTAGAGTGTCCATCAAAACTTCGTCTAGATGGGTAGTGGCCTAGTTCCACACGACCTTAattcagtggagctcctcttgGGTCACCGGAAACTTCACAAGCACCTCCTCTGCACAACCCAGCAGTTGGCATAAACGGGAAAGTCTTTTCAAGCAGCCTGTCAAGTTTGATACCTCCACCCATCACCAAACACAAAAAAGAAGTGCTGAAATCATGAAGAGCACTTGTTGTACTTCTGCTCCAGATTAGCCAATACTTGGGTAGAATGAAAATTTCAAGTATTCCCGCTCCTTTTCAGGACGTGGTGGGTGAGAAAGAACTCTTAGCTAGTGAGATTCGGCCAAGCCTCCCCTCCTCCTCCAGGGCGCGTTGCCAGATAACACAGCACCCTATGAGGATCCTCCAAGAGTTGGGATGGAGTTGGGTTGGGGCCACGCCCACCATATCCAGCACATCGCAAATTGAGTGACAAAATGGCAGCCGTAGGCCATATGAAACATGGAATAAAATAGTGCCACTTTGTAAGCATATCCCTTAGGATTCACAGCCCTTCATCTGGTCACGATATGAAGACCATGCCTCTCGGTACACCGTACTCCCGCCTCAACACGTTCAATTTAGGAAGAGTCACTAATGATCGCCACACGGAACCTATGTACCTTTGGGCCTTTGCAGACATCTTTAAAGGCCCCACACTAGGAAGGGCTTAGGGGTCTGGCGGGCGTAGGGCCCTTCGAACCTTTTGGGGCCGTGCAAGAATGATTCTTGGGTGCCATTGAAGGGAAGAAGGAAGGAGATGAGTACCATGAATGAAAAGGTTTCGACAACACACAATAGAATGTTGGATGGAAGCATAGAACGGTCTGCCCCCCTCCAAGGATTATATATGCACCAAGTGGAACGGTTCAAATTTTGAGATTGTGGTAACCCCTAAGCCATATTAAAATGGCAAATTTGGAGCACAAGGAGAGGATGTGATAGGAGCCACTTGAGACCATCAATGCATATAGGAAAAAATGTGCACCATCAAGTATCTTTGGAACATGCCATTACAGAAAGAGTGGGAACCGTCGAGCTGACTCAACAATGAACGAGAACCAATCGCAATAGGACACATGAGGGAACCGCTGAACGGACAAATTAACAACACTGAAAAATAAGAGTAATCGTGATCAATCAAGTGGAAGAGTGAGAAAACAAGAGTCTGCAAGAATTCCTACCGAACCACTTCGGTAGGAATTGGCGGGGTAACTGTTGGGGGGATTTTCTTAGAGGCCTTAGGCCCAAGAATACTGGCCCAGAACAGGTGTTAGAAGGACCTTTCCTAAACCCCTAAAGGTCCGAGAAGCCAAGCCCAGTACCCAAAGGCTTGAACCCACTAAGCACCTTGGCGGTTCGACTAAAGGCTCTTGACCTGAACAAGCTGGGTACGGGTGCAAAGTTAGGGACTAGTTGCGGTTTTGGGAACGTGTGAGGTTGCTCAGACAAGGGAAAAGGGGAAAAAGGCCATCTTGATGGTACTGAACTTTAAGGCAACACCAGAGAATCAATACGCATTAAATGCATTTTTCAGAGGATCACGCCACATTAATTACTTCATCAGAGGTTCACGCTGCATTGAATGAAACCTAGCAGAGGAGAACCCAGGAGGAGACCCCTCCACCTAGTCGTAGGGCATGGGCCTCAACCCTAAACGTATGTATAAAAACAAACCCCAGACACCGAAATAGGGGTTGGACTCTCTAAGCTCTGCTTGCTATTGCTGTTCTTGAGCTATCTCTTTTGAACtctactgacttaagcatcaaaGGCTCCACCCGATCGCTACCCCGGCCGCTGGGCTTTGAAGTTACTTTTGTGTTTGCAGGCTCAAGATTGAAGGCCCGAGTTGCCAGAAGCCTGGCCCAAAAGTATATGAAACACGATGTCAATACTATATTTGCAATGAAACAAGATGTTTCTCCGATAACTGTGTGAGATTGTTGCTACTAACACTaaaatgatgattttatttCATCAATGCCAATTTTTCCTAAAAATATGACCCACAGGTTTATTGGGAGAAGTTTGCTAGGTACTTTGAGGTTGAGCTGAAGGAGGTAAAATTTTCAGATATTATGTGATGGATCCTCTTAAAGATGTTGAGATGGTAGCTATTGTTGTTTGGAAAATTAGGCTATAAAAACTGGATTAAAAAAGAAGTAGGAGTTGGTTAAATATCATGTAGACACCtcacttttttattatatacgAGTACTTAACAATGTTGAAAGACTAACATGTATAAGAGAGAGTATATATGTCTGTTATGCATACAGTATCATGTAGACacctccaaaatttttatgtagGCAGTAGGTTGTTCACTGCCTGAAATTTATGTATGTCTGTTATTGATTTCATGGATTCAATTCATTGCCTAAGAGTATATGTTGAACAAGCTTAGAGCAAGTGGTTATAGACGTATAAGCTTATCGAAACTATAGTTTTCTTAAGTAATAAAATAGATGTTGAAATTGGTGCTTCTTGGTTGCAATAAAATAGATGCTAATGTTTCTTTTAATTTCGAGGCTTTTATGTGCgccatttaaaaatatattgccaTCAAGAGCATTGACGTTTTCAAGCAAGTGATATATTTTCAAGCAAGGAGTTTATAAAGAGCATTGATATATTTTGTTATTCATCTACCAAAATCTGTCAATTAGAGATACTAATTTTATAGAttgttaaattgtaaaaatgaaaatgaatatgattgttGGAGGTTATTGGAGATTatgaaaatatacatatatatatatttaaaaaaataaaaataaataaagaaatataaattataaaaataataatattttattattatagagagtgTGATGGCTAATCTAACATGGATTTGAAGTTTTGAATGATTAGCtaaaagcaaaaataataatacatctgCTGTCAACGAACCCTCCTCGACAATCAGGTAGAGAAGTCGATTAAGAAGAGAGTTTTGTGTTCTatctttattttgaatgatattgTAGAACACTCCAAACATCCTGTTTTATGAGTTTCGTAGAAAAAAACGTACGCATTAAATAATTCCAAACTTGTAAGATTTCTTAAAAGTTGATAACGACCAAAACCCAATCtaaagagaaattctatttgtagtTTTGAGGGAGGGATTGTGTGTGCAATATCATTAATAAATAaggataaaaggaaaaaaaaatatcattttaaaaaagatattattgtaattttaaatttttttaaaacataatgaTATAGATTTGCATGAATAGTCTCATTTATGTAGACTAACTCCAatccaaaatatataaacaagatGATCAATCAACAAAGCTTTCAAATTAGTGAAGAACAACCATTTTGACTTTCTTGGTGAAGTCAATTAAACGAAAGAGTTTCCCTTTTTATTATAGGCTAAAATAGGAGGCCTGGGGCGATTGGAGATGATTTCCCTACCTGGGCGTCATCATAGTGGCACCTTGCTTGTTGAGAATTCATATGGATCTAGACAGTGGGAAGTCATAAGTACTCTCTCAAGTTGAGTTTGAGCCATAGTTTATGCTCCAATCTCATTGGAGAATTCAATGAATTTTTAGGTTACTAAAATTAATAGTATAAGGTGAGTCCATTCGAAtcagaaaaatgttattttgtcCACTCAATTTGACACCTCATTTTAATACTTCatgcattttgattttttttaaatgttttttacttttgattttttttaatttttttacttaatgattgagggagtatttattaatttattgatattttttttatatttttaaaaaaatgttttaaaatgataaaaatatatgaataaaaaaattttaaaagataatttttgcTTAGGTATAACAAAGAACGGTACGACTTAAGCCGCTGAGTAGACCCGCTCTTCTAATTATGTCATGAAAGGCTATTATTCATCGCTTCACTACACGTGGCAATCAACCAATTAGGGATTCAGTTAAACGGGAAGACCTTGGACTATAAATGGTAAGGCCTTttgtcatttctttctttttcacttgcTGGACAGAGGCCGTCCGAACTTTTGTTTTAAGAGCAAGAACCTCTTGAGTTTTGAGTCTAGTCCAAAGGTCTTCTCAGTTCTTATGTGTTTCCTTCTTTTTcccatgatgggcttgaaataGAGCTTTAAACTAAAAGAAGGCACCATTATGGGCTGGAAATCTTAAAACTCTGAGGAAGGAGACGACTTGGTCTAATTAGTCCGTAACCCCAGCTCTGAAGAGAAAAATCTGGGATAGTTTGTAAAAGAAAGCCACATTAAATTACACTTTTtggcatatgaaaaaaaagctTAAAAGCTTCGCTAGCTctcgtttatttttataattctttttagtttatctcatttaattattataatttttttaaattattatacaaaataaataaacaatttaactattttaaattttaaaataaaaataatataaaaatatatatattttaataatattttattcaacttttaacttttatctaaattaaaaaaaaaaaaaaaaggaaatcaaaACAAAAGGGCTAACAGGGGACTTACGAGCCCCAAATTTGAGGTGATTTAGGTCTCTCAATTCTTCATGCATGCTACCTGCAACATAGTAACATCAAATCAAATTTCGAGGCTAGATTTTTGTATTCCTTCGATTTCTTTTATCCTTAGAGGTTTTCTTTGATTCTGCCTCTAGTTTTTTGTTCTACCTACCTTtgggtttcttttatttcttactCTTTTCTTCAAAGCTAACTGTTTTTAGCTCTTGGCTTGTAGGTTTTCAGTATGAGTAATGATATCCTTACTACTTATTACTCGTCTACTACCCAAGCTCATGtcactttcttttatttttcttttcctttgcttGATTCAAAAAATTTGTTAGAAGCTTGAGTAACACGCCTCATCTTCCCTTTGCGTCCACGCCAGCCTCTCAGAAGCTCAGTTCGACCAAAAGACCTCCCCTCCGACCAAAAGCTATTGCAAACAATGTCGAAAGGGTATGAGTCTACTCTTGCACACGAACTCTAtgtctgtctgtctctctctagAGCCCCACCCTTTGCAATACAGTAGTTAGAAACATTAATCAAGATTCTCTGCACCACACCTCCTTTGCCTTGATTATTGAGTTTGCCTGTGGCTGTGCATGTGCATGAATGCATTGTTGGTGCTACTCGGTAATGGAGGTGTGATGTGGagattctcttttcttcttatcTATTCGTTTCAACTTGTTTCCAGTCAACGAATGGCTGTTATAGACAAAGGTTTTATAGCCGTTTCGAATTGAAATTCTTGTGCTAGTTCAATTAACTTATTCTCGATTAATGTTTATAAATACTGCTTTTATTGTTAGTGGGTTGCTCTCAAATGGGGGATTTAGAAAGGGACAAAGTTAGTGTGCAAGAGTAGACCCGTACCCTTTTCGGCGCTGTTTACGATGGCCTTTGGTTGTACGAGAGGGCTTGTGGTCGAACTGAGCTTTTGAGAGGCTGGTGTGGCCACAAAGGGGGAGACAAAAGACGTCAACCCGAAGGGGGGACGAGAGCAAAAGGCGTGTTACTCAAGCATCTGACACAGCTTCTGAATCAAGCAGAGggaaagaaatataaaagaaagcCACGTGGACTTGGTAGCAGACAGGTAGTAAGGTATCATTACCctttcattattttgttttagtttggTTCGGCCAAACCAACTGCAACTGACTGGCCAGGCCAGACAAACCTAAACTGATCGACCATCGCTGGTTGGCGTCAGCTAGCATTACCACTTGATGCAGTTCCAGTCGGCTACAAGGGGTTTTACCATGCGGTTTGGTGTCTCCTGAAGGTCCATTTTGCAGCCCTAGCCATAGGAGTGGCATTCCCTATGATCAACAAAATCAACCAATACCATATGCTCATGCTTGTCATAACGGGAGCTCAATTAATTCTCATGACACTCtgtttcttttaatttctcAAGGAATTATGCATGCCGGAGTAGGGAAAAAGGTTCCCCTAGCACTTACCAATGCCATGACCAAAAAGGTGAAGCGGTTTCTAAAATACAAAGAAGTCTTGCCATCCACAAGGACGATACAAAGTTTTGAGATTGTCAGAATGATCTGAGGTAGCAAACAATAATTTCAGATTTCATCAAAGCTTAAAAGCCATAACACTACTATTCTCTAGGttgcaaagaaaaagaatatctACCTTAATCAAAGAAATGACAACATCAAGATCACTTGTAATAGCTAAAATTTAATGAACAGCTGCAATTAATTCATTCTTCTGGTTCCGCAAAGGGGCACTCAGGATTCCGGACATCAATGTACCGGTACACCAGAGATCAAAATCTCGAGGCTgcttataaatataatggaaTGACAAACCATTATACCAAGGCATGACACTGCTGCCTTAAGCACCCTTTCTCAACCATGCTCTTAAACACAAATCTATCACATGCACAAAGTCCTTTTATTAATGATTATAGGGCAACTGCTTGTTACACCATCCACATGCAAATGTTAAAAAGGGATTATATCTCATGCTAACCGCCCCACCAAACTGGCCATATAACTTGTGCAAGTACCATTTCTCTCTTAAAATCCATGATCATGTTCGGCCATTTAGGTCAGTAGACATTCTGACGGAATCAAATAAAGAGTATTATCAAAAGGAGGGCTAAGCAAACAGACCACAATTagaacaaaatgaaaaacttaCAAAACAAACCGTCGGAATGATAGCACTTGTTCTGCCTAATAGCCTAGGCTGACTGCCAAATACCAAATGTGAACCGAATGGAGGAAGAACAAAAATGTAGTTCCAAACTATCACCATTTTTGCAATATGCACCCTAAACTATCATAAATAACACCTGGCACCCTAAACTACTAAATTTAGGTAAGTTACACCCTCGGGTAAGATCGCCTTACGTATATATACCATGTTCACAAAATACTTTGTGCATacgatagatatatatatattatcgttGCAATCAATAGATAAATATGAAACCCGTTCACAGATTTTATGGACATAACATGAATTTACATGCTGCACTACAAACTTGTCTCAATGCATAGAAACATTGACATCAACATGAACACCTATTTTCAGATTCATAAGCAACAAAACAATGcataaacatataaaacaaCAATGTTTGATCTGAGCGGCAAAGTTCAGGAAAGTAATTGAAGAAGATTTCCGTACATGGATTTTATTTCACCACGCAGATGATGCAGAACCAGAAAAACTCAATGGTTACAAACACTGGCACCCTGTTAAACCAGGTCTATCAAGAAACAGTCATAAGGCAAATAATACAACGCTAGTCGTGCAATAGTTATCAAAAAACATAAAGCCAAATGGCAAAGAACAACGGAATAAGAAACACAAAGAAAAGTATTCGAGCTCACCTATATCTATATGGCATGATTCGTTAccatttttatgaaatgaaaatggagTTTTAGATGATAAGACATACGGGTACTGTCCCTTAAACATGAGAGTTAATATAACAGatttaaaaagagaagaaaatgagagtGCAAAACAGAAGGAACAGCAACCTGACCCAGAAATTCTAACCGTAAATCTGCTAAAAAGTCACAAATAGTCCCACACTTTGCTTTAGCAAAATTCCATAAAGGGAAGGCCAGCAAGAATCTCGTCTCACTACCCACCCAATTCAGAGCTCGAACTCTTCATCCCTAAGTGCCAACTCGGCAGCCTCTTCTTCCTCCTGGTCGAGAACAAAGTACTCATTCTTCTCCACAGGCCTAAACATATAGAACATCACCACATAGAACGCGAAACTAGCAATCTCCTCGGCCGCATTACTCACCCACTGATACTTATACGCCGCAATCGTCCTAAGCGCAAACACCACGATCCGCGTGAAATACAAGTACCCGATCACAACCATGTAGAACTGCCTAAAAAGAGTCAACTTGGCCAAATTCTTCGCGGCCTTCCCGTCGGTCTTCGAGGTCTCCCTCAGCGACCGAATCGACCACACGATCGGGAATATGATTGCGCAGCAGCAAATAATGTCCACCAGCAAGAAAACCTGGTTCCAGGTCACCCAATCCTTAATAAACGGCCCGGTCTCGCCAATGACGATCGACGCAATGTTTGCCAGGACCTGAAGCGGGATCACAATCATCAAcactttcttctccttctcctgcAAGAAGGGCTTTAAGAAGGACCAACCAGTCCCGATCAAAATAATGACGGTGAAAAGCAGGACCACCCTGATGAACTGGAAGATATAGAACAACACGTCCCAGCCGTGCGGCGTGCCCGTGACCTTCACGTAATGCTTGTCCTCGGCGGCGCAGATCAGATTGAGAGCCTTCATGAGCAGCAACCCTGCCATGAGGAGATGGATCCGGTGGACGGAGCGCTTGTTGGTGTAGCAGAGGTGGATCCAGAAGGCTAAGAAGGCGAAATAGGCGagggagaagaggaagaagagggtGGGGAGGTGGGTGAGGCCGGCTGAGAGGTAGTCCCGGGAGTTGTCAAGGTCGAGGTTGTAGACCTCGGTGCGCACGTCCATGGAGATGGAGGACCCAACAGCGCAATTGGCGAAGAAGAGGGAGTACTCGTCGGGGGAGGAGACAGGGTAGGAATGGTTGAAGGAAGATACGGGAGGGGGGGAGAGCTCTCGGAAGGTGAAGAGTGGGCGAGTGTAGTGGGAGTCGAGGACGCAGAGCTGGGGGTTCTGACGGATCTCGAGGAGGACCTGGAGAAGGGACTCGTCGGAGAGGAGAAAGAAGCCGAGGCGAGAAGGGTCAGGAtgggagagggagggggagggggagacGAATACGGAGGAGACGGTGATTGAGACATGACCGGTACGGGTGAAGCCGAATTTCTCGAAGAGGATCATGGGGCGGGTGTCGGAGGTTATCGTTAGGGTTTTGATCTCGCCGGAGGAGGGTGAGAGGAGGAGAAGGAAGAAGACGGAGAAGGCGAAGAAGGAGGACGTTTTCTCCATTTTGGGGGGCGtcgtggtggtggtggaggaggagaGGATTGAGGTTGACCTGTCAATTGGAGTGGTGAGCAGTTGGGGGAAACAAAGAAAGATGGGGGAGCGAAGGATGCGAAGCTAAGCGATGGTGGATGGAGTCAATTAATTAATGAGTTTCGTCAACTTTACGATAATGTCCATTAGACAATATGCGTGGGCCCACGTGGTTGGTCCCAACCGTCTCGGCCGACGATAATCAattgtaattttgtttctttttttagatTAAGCATGTTTTGTTTAGATTAAATTTCTTAAAGGGAAATTActcatcttctatttttttaattattttttcatcatcttataatataaaattaaataattaaaaattatttttttatatttcacttataaatttattatttaataccacatcatgcaataataagaaaataataaaaataataataataaatagattttttctttccaaaactTTGTTGTTACaatttacaataaataaaatctaatttttattatttatataacgTGTTTATAACGGATTATAACTATAGATAATGCTAATATGACTATCAAATATGTACATTCAATGGTGAAACTACACGCATCTAAGGGCCccgaaaattttttaaaaaattaaaatataccttagtttttaatcataatgttataaatatagaaaattgcaccgctaaaaaaatttataatctttatatactctataaatttttataaaattttaatatacttagAAATATCTCTTCAATCTTTTTACTatagtctcaaaattttgtataattcctatatattagttattttcaaGAGTATGGTCtcactaaaattaaatcaaatctaagtttaagagaaataataaacttattaatatggatcccaaaattttttgttatacaatattaggaTTTTTAATCtggaatccaaaataaaaatataagaaaaatcatttaagattggtgatctatatggaaaatagttgagaggttttatcctctagacttcattgatcaagaaaaatcttatttaagatctctattataatattatatgtttaatgtgatatgaaaatatctagagtttatataaaatttaataaaatagtttacatATATACAAGAATGAAAGATGAGATTctaaaagatcacttgatagtttatacaaaataaataaattttaaatattttgttataaaaataataataggtgaatattatttcatgaaacattaTCATAAAAGATTTGAAATATAGATTaaggtattttatttttagaattataTTTCTACACGTATATTGCAAATTAttgatatttaattaattatatatatatttataatttttaaaattcaatacgTTGCACATTGAAATTTGGACCCTCTTAGAAAAATTCCTAGTTCCGCCACTGTACACATTAgtacaaatgagttttttttttttaaaattttttttaatcattttttaaacatccttaaccattaagaaaaaaaactaaaagaaatagaaatttactaataattacttccttaaccactaaaaaaaaatatatataaaaaatttaaaatagatgAATGGACATGTTGTTTGGTGGACATATGTTATCATTTTCCTATAAGACCCGTATTAGCATAAAGAACTAATTTTCATAGaacttttttcattatttaaaaagataaatatttttttataaaaagatttttataaattaatgtaatttaatatgatgtaaaattatttttattataaaatagatttaacgtatcatatgaagtatttaaaatttattttttaattttatataatcttacttaataaattttttttataggaagaatagttatgtaaaatttgaatataaataaaaataatttttataatttttataagaagaatagttatgtaaaaatttgaatttaaataaaaatatttaatgaagTGATAGTACCTAATCCTAAAATTAGTTATGAAATAATCCAACCAATTATTTAAGAGAAATGCTATTTACTATTTTTacattaaatcttaatatataatttgtcattttcttttatatttaaacacatatttacacaaatatatatatatatatatatatatatatatatatatatttaaatagaaaaatgaaaataacaaatcatgacgtaaaaaagaataaatagaattttttatatgaacttTTGCTACACAGAATTTGGTGTGTTAGGAGTTAGGATATCATTAAGAGCATTCTTATCCGCTTCCTTAAACGCTTgttatctctttattttggagaaACCTCATAAACCTCCTCCCATCCGGATCCCTAAATTAGGGATTTAATTTAGGGTTGCTTGTACATCCCTAATCGAGCCATCCGTTCCTTTCCTGCAGTAGGTCCCGCATGAAAATCTCTCTTGAGTCTTGATTGCCCTCCTTTGTATCAATCCTCTCTCACACCGTTTACCACCATTTGAGGCCCCTCTTCATCGGTCGGATTTCACGTAAGTCTTTGTCCTTCTCTCTCACATAAATGCACTTCTTGTTTCGTTTCCTTTATGTTTGAACTCTGTCCTTCACTCTCGCACAAATCAAAGACACCTATTATCTCTATCTGCCATGGCTTTTATCCTAAACATTGCACAA
This sequence is a window from Carya illinoinensis cultivar Pawnee chromosome 9, C.illinoinensisPawnee_v1, whole genome shotgun sequence. Protein-coding genes within it:
- the LOC122276505 gene encoding protein CANDIDATE G-PROTEIN COUPLED RECEPTOR 7-like, giving the protein MEKTSSFFAFSVFFLLLLSPSSGEIKTLTITSDTRPMILFEKFGFTRTGHVSITVSSVFVSPSPSLSHPDPSRLGFFLLSDESLLQVLLEIRQNPQLCVLDSHYTRPLFTFRELSPPPVSSFNHSYPVSSPDEYSLFFANCAVGSSISMDVRTEVYNLDLDNSRDYLSAGLTHLPTLFFLFSLAYFAFLAFWIHLCYTNKRSVHRIHLLMAGLLLMKALNLICAAEDKHYVKVTGTPHGWDVLFYIFQFIRVVLLFTVIILIGTGWSFLKPFLQEKEKKVLMIVIPLQVLANIASIVIGETGPFIKDWVTWNQVFLLVDIICCCAIIFPIVWSIRSLRETSKTDGKAAKNLAKLTLFRQFYMVVIGYLYFTRIVVFALRTIAAYKYQWVSNAAEEIASFAFYVVMFYMFRPVEKNEYFVLDQEEEEAAELALRDEEFEL